A window of Anaerolineae bacterium contains these coding sequences:
- a CDS encoding DUF362 domain-containing protein has product MTKKSVVAVLRTKPETVLDDYRRLCELAGMRQALDPSATTILKDNISWHLLYPGANTTPWQLEGTILALKDAGFHDIVDVHNKTVVTIADLGDRYNKFGPVLAKYGIPKKYNFKPEDMTWVEYKPKAKMAVLDKIYRHGIYIPDYFIGKNIVHLPTVKTHSYTVTTGAMKNAFGGLLNVNRHYTHTWIHDTLVDLLAIQKEIHAGIFCTMDGTTAGSGPGPRTLVPHQKDVILASADQVAIDAVAAMMMGFDPMKIPYIAHATERGLGNGNPRDIEIVGMPEVANERWNFSVGVNLGTGVGMLLWRSPLKVFQKLFFQTPLVNIFIFASEYYHDHYWYPRKGRPIVEKWLNESPWGRLFQSYPDE; this is encoded by the coding sequence ATGACCAAGAAATCAGTGGTGGCGGTACTGCGCACCAAACCCGAGACTGTGCTGGATGACTACCGTCGGCTCTGTGAGCTGGCCGGCATGCGCCAGGCGCTGGACCCCTCCGCGACCACCATCCTCAAGGACAATATTAGCTGGCACCTGCTCTATCCCGGCGCCAACACCACCCCCTGGCAGTTGGAGGGCACCATCCTGGCGCTCAAAGACGCCGGCTTCCACGATATCGTGGACGTCCACAACAAGACAGTGGTCACCATCGCTGACCTGGGGGATCGCTACAACAAATTCGGCCCGGTACTGGCCAAATACGGCATCCCGAAGAAGTACAACTTCAAGCCCGAGGACATGACCTGGGTCGAATACAAGCCCAAAGCGAAAATGGCAGTCCTGGACAAGATATACCGCCACGGCATTTACATCCCCGATTACTTTATCGGCAAAAACATCGTGCACCTGCCCACGGTGAAGACCCACAGCTACACCGTCACCACCGGGGCCATGAAGAACGCCTTTGGCGGCCTGCTGAACGTCAACCGCCACTACACCCACACCTGGATCCACGACACGCTGGTGGACCTGCTGGCCATCCAGAAGGAGATTCACGCCGGCATCTTCTGCACCATGGACGGCACCACCGCCGGCAGTGGCCCCGGCCCACGCACCCTCGTCCCGCACCAGAAGGACGTCATCCTGGCGTCGGCGGACCAGGTGGCCATCGACGCGGTGGCCGCCATGATGATGGGCTTCGACCCCATGAAGATCCCATACATCGCCCATGCCACGGAGCGCGGGCTGGGCAACGGCAACCCACGCGATATCGAGATCGTCGGCATGCCCGAGGTGGCCAACGAGCGCTGGAACTTCTCCGTTGGCGTCAACCTGGGCACGGGCGTAGGCATGCTGTTATGGCGCTCCCCGCTGAAGGTCTTCCAGAAGCTCTTTTTCCAGACGCCCCTGGTGAACATCTTTATCTTCGCCAGCGAGTACTATCACGACCATTACTGGTACCCGCGCAAGGGGCGCCCGATTGTGGAGAAGTGGCTGAACGAAAGCCCGTGGGGACGTCTCTTCCAGAGCTATCCCGATGAATAA
- a CDS encoding exosortase/archaeosortase family protein yields MRTLIRKRRLLAAMALALLVGILYFPTLRWLAHEWWSNDYYTHGPLVLIIAGALIWRRRRAFWYRAPDNRGLWGMGIGLAGHLIGSAWRAPYISALSLPLLVAGLITFFVGLPALRMLAFPLAFTWFAVPLPFVEQASVPLQTITASASTALAQWWGIPAQVQGAQITLPSCSLQVGAPCSGLRSIVALLTLDALFVYLVDGPAWARWVLLAMAVPVALAANIMRIAILLVVAHLWGAEAGLRYFHDYSSPVLFVVAVLLLMGVSWAAQCRGIRSDI; encoded by the coding sequence ATGAGGACATTGATCCGCAAGCGCCGGCTGTTGGCCGCGATGGCGCTGGCACTGCTGGTGGGCATACTCTATTTTCCGACCCTGCGCTGGTTGGCGCATGAGTGGTGGAGCAACGATTATTACACCCACGGGCCGCTGGTGCTGATCATCGCCGGCGCGCTCATCTGGCGCCGGCGGCGCGCCTTCTGGTACCGGGCGCCGGACAACCGCGGGCTGTGGGGTATGGGGATCGGGCTGGCAGGGCACCTCATCGGCAGTGCCTGGCGCGCGCCCTATATATCTGCCCTCTCCCTGCCCCTGCTCGTGGCCGGCCTGATCACCTTCTTCGTGGGGCTGCCGGCACTGCGCATGCTGGCCTTCCCCTTGGCCTTTACCTGGTTCGCCGTGCCCCTGCCCTTCGTGGAGCAGGCCAGCGTGCCCCTGCAGACGATCACCGCCTCCGCATCCACTGCCCTGGCGCAGTGGTGGGGCATCCCGGCCCAGGTGCAGGGCGCGCAAATTACCCTGCCTTCCTGCTCCCTGCAGGTGGGCGCGCCCTGCAGTGGATTGCGCTCCATTGTGGCTCTGCTGACCCTGGATGCGCTGTTCGTCTACCTGGTGGACGGGCCGGCATGGGCGCGCTGGGTACTGCTGGCTATGGCCGTGCCGGTGGCGCTGGCGGCCAACATCATGCGCATCGCCATTCTGCTGGTAGTCGCCCATCTCTGGGGGGCAGAAGCCGGCCTGCGCTACTTCCATGATTATTCCAGCCCCGTGCTGTTCGTGGTGGCGGTACTTCTGCTGATGGGGGTGAGCTGGGCGGCGCAATGTCGCGGGATACGCTCCGATATCTGA
- a CDS encoding exosortase-associated EpsI family protein, translated as MSRDTLRYLSIVGLLGLAILASAVLMARRPANLFPSSAHTFVTDIDNWRQTNQQRIVETPYDFRLGPNLADLPLEIGGWKGQDIPQTNLEVFILLEPEQYIFRRYEDAAGRILWLSLIGSRKSKSFHPPQICYSTDGWQTTLNAVPVPLREGDIYTLYLEANKASQRHFIWYFYIWPDEGRDPAAGLVLFKVTVPTAAEDTSPQEALDIAQGFISAIFTRASRPTK; from the coding sequence ATGTCGCGGGATACGCTCCGATATCTGAGCATCGTCGGCCTGCTGGGGTTGGCCATTCTGGCCAGCGCTGTCCTCATGGCGCGCCGGCCGGCGAACCTTTTCCCCTCCTCTGCCCATACCTTTGTGACCGACATTGACAACTGGCGGCAGACCAATCAACAGCGCATCGTGGAAACGCCCTATGACTTTCGCCTGGGCCCCAACCTGGCCGACCTGCCCCTGGAGATCGGGGGGTGGAAAGGGCAGGACATTCCCCAGACCAACCTGGAGGTATTTATCCTGCTGGAGCCCGAACAGTACATCTTCCGCCGCTACGAGGACGCCGCCGGCCGCATCCTCTGGCTCAGCCTCATCGGGAGCCGCAAGTCCAAGAGCTTCCATCCCCCACAAATTTGCTACAGCACCGACGGATGGCAGACAACCCTGAACGCCGTCCCCGTTCCCCTGCGCGAGGGCGATATCTACACCTTGTATCTGGAAGCGAACAAGGCCTCTCAACGCCATTTCATCTGGTATTTCTACATCTGGCCCGACGAAGGGCGCGATCCGGCCGCCGGCCTGGTGCTCTTCAAGGTCACAGTGCCGACCGCCGCAGAGGATACCTCCCCACAGGAAGCCCTGGACATCGCGCAGGGCTTCATCTCCGCCATTTTCACCCGCGCCTCCCGCCCGACGAAATAA
- the xth gene encoding exodeoxyribonuclease III — protein sequence MKVATYNANSIRARLPIILAWLAKEQPDLLCIQETKVQDSEFPADEIRAAGYHVVFRGQKAYAGVAIISREPLQDVVFGFDDGGEPDEARLIRARYDGIFVVNTYVPQGQSVDSPQFQYKLEWLGRLRRLFERHYSPADPILWMGDFNVAPEPIDVHNPEGLKNHVDFHPLARQALERVREWGWVDLLRKFHPDERIYTFWDYRVRGAIERGLGWRVDHIWATRPLAEKCTRCWVDMEPRLADKPSDHTVLAAEFAL from the coding sequence GCCCGCCTGCCCATCATCCTGGCGTGGCTGGCCAAAGAACAGCCTGACCTGCTCTGCATCCAGGAGACCAAGGTCCAGGATTCGGAGTTTCCTGCCGATGAGATCCGGGCCGCCGGCTACCACGTGGTCTTCCGCGGCCAGAAGGCCTACGCCGGCGTGGCCATCATCAGCCGCGAGCCTCTGCAGGACGTGGTGTTCGGCTTCGACGACGGCGGCGAGCCGGATGAGGCGCGCCTTATCCGCGCCCGGTACGACGGCATCTTCGTCGTCAACACGTACGTCCCACAGGGCCAGTCGGTGGATTCCCCGCAGTTCCAGTACAAGCTGGAATGGCTGGGGCGACTGCGCCGGCTCTTCGAGCGGCACTACTCGCCGGCGGACCCCATCCTCTGGATGGGCGATTTCAACGTCGCCCCCGAACCTATTGACGTGCACAACCCGGAGGGACTGAAAAACCACGTGGACTTTCACCCGCTGGCCCGCCAGGCGCTGGAGCGCGTCCGGGAATGGGGTTGGGTGGACCTGCTCCGCAAGTTCCATCCCGATGAGCGCATCTACACCTTCTGGGACTACCGCGTGCGCGGCGCTATCGAGCGCGGATTGGGCTGGCGGGTAGATCACATCTGGGCCACGCGGCCCCTGGCGGAGAAGTGCACCCGCTGTTGGGTGGACATGGAGCCGCGCCTGGCCGACAAGCCTTCCGACCACACCGTTCTGGCGGCGGAATTCGCCTTGTGA